One Variibacter gotjawalensis genomic window, CGTGTCGGTTCCTGCATTGGCGAGACCGATGACCTTCGCCTTGGACGCCTGGGCTTGCAGGAGGAATGACGAGAAGTCGTTCGTGTTCAGTGGCGCCTTCGCGCTTCCGAGCACTTTTCCGCCGAGTTTCTGCACAACACCGCCCGCATCCTTCTCTAGCGAATGGCCGAACGCATAATCGGCCGTCACGAAATACCAGCTGTCTCCTCCCGCCTTCGTGACCGCGGTCGCCGTACCGTTGGCGAGCGCGTATGTGTCGTAAACCCAATGCATTCCGGTCGGCGAACAGGCCTTGCCTGTGAGTTCTGTCGTGCCCGCGGACGTCGCGATGGTGATTTTGTTCTTCTCGCGCCCGACGTTCTGCACCGCGATGCCGACTGCGGAAGATCCAAGTCCTAGAATGACATCGACCTTCTCGAGATCGTACCAGCGGCGGGCGAGCGTCAATCCGACGTCCGTCTTGTTCTGCATGTCGCCATCGACGATCTCGATCGGCTTGCCAAGAACCATCCCACCAAAGTCCTCGATCGCAAGCTTCGTCGCGACGACGTCTCCAGGACCCTGCTGATCAGCGAATGGGCCGGACATGTCTGCCATCACGGCAATTTTGACGACATCGTCCGAGACTTGAGCGGCAACCTCTAGCGAAGCGA contains:
- a CDS encoding ABC transporter substrate-binding protein is translated as MKGLIRSVALASTVIAFASLEVAAQVSDDVVKIAVMADMSGPFADQQGPGDVVATKLAIEDFGGMVLGKPIEIVDGDMQNKTDVGLTLARRWYDLEKVDVILGLGSSAVGIAVQNVGREKNKITIATSAGTTELTGKACSPTGMHWVYDTYALANGTATAVTKAGGDSWYFVTADYAFGHSLEKDAGGVVQKLGGKVLGSAKAPLNTNDFSSFLLQAQASKAKVIGLANAGTDTINSMKQAREFGIMAAGQKMAGLLVSLTNIRALGLKDAQGLLFTEAYYWDQNDETRAFAKRFQAKHGKPPTMMQAGIYSAAVHYLKAVKEAGTDDTQKVLTAMRRLPVNDFMTKNGTIREDGRMMRDMYLLEAKRPDESSGEWDLMKVVARIPAEQAFRPLSDSECPLIQK